The following coding sequences lie in one Caproicibacterium argilliputei genomic window:
- a CDS encoding methyl-accepting chemotaxis protein, with the protein MKNLKISRKLFVIFTAILAFVFLTTGISLGNLIYSANQFQNFYEHSYQAVQLSTSAANSLETGAKFVGYSIMSDDASKKEEFINSAKKNLSNYSDTLNKLSKVYQGDQTKLKSMMSVVQNLATTRDQILNYVDNNESEIASQIYFRDYQPTLDNLVSVLQDVQANAQKSADASYAAAQGVRDRSILITVIFNLLTMAFVIFIGISLSKLMTKPIRELERAAKEMAAGHFDSVRLSYQAKDELGSLADSMRTLIHVLNEVIQDEGHILSEMGQGNFEVRSKDLKLYNGDLTKLLDYMRNINGALCATLKEIQQSADQVSGGADQVSSAAQSLSQGTVQQASSLESLTQTVEDISQKIQANAKHAKRASGDAVGCQQDMISSNEKMQQMITAMNHISESSGEIAKIVKTIQDIAFQTNILALNASVEAARAGEAGKGFAVVADEVRNLANKSQEASQSTAKLIETSQNAVQEGTDIVNDTAAALTTAVEAIDKIAISIEKISRDSNDQATAVEHVTEGIEQISSVVQTNSATSEETAAASEELSGQAEMLKKTVGRFRLNTVFAEKDEDGNFKQAAAAGIPQAAESPRQISTVEKGKAVRAHVVGTDKYE; encoded by the coding sequence ATGAAGAACTTAAAGATCTCACGAAAGCTGTTTGTGATTTTCACGGCGATTTTGGCGTTCGTTTTTCTCACCACCGGAATTTCTTTGGGAAATCTCATCTACTCAGCGAATCAATTTCAAAACTTTTACGAGCATTCGTATCAGGCGGTGCAGCTTTCCACCAGTGCCGCAAACAGTTTGGAAACCGGCGCGAAGTTTGTCGGGTATTCCATTATGTCTGACGATGCTTCAAAAAAGGAAGAGTTTATTAACAGCGCGAAAAAGAACCTCAGCAACTACAGCGACACTTTAAACAAGCTGAGCAAGGTTTATCAGGGCGACCAGACAAAGCTGAAGTCTATGATGAGCGTGGTGCAGAATCTGGCGACCACGCGCGACCAGATTCTTAACTATGTGGACAACAACGAAAGTGAGATTGCTTCTCAAATTTATTTCCGCGATTACCAGCCCACGCTGGACAACCTGGTGTCCGTTCTGCAGGATGTGCAGGCAAACGCGCAGAAATCTGCAGACGCCAGCTATGCGGCGGCGCAGGGGGTGCGTGACCGGTCTATTCTAATCACTGTGATTTTTAACCTGCTGACCATGGCGTTTGTCATTTTCATAGGTATTTCCCTTTCCAAGCTCATGACAAAGCCAATCCGCGAACTGGAACGTGCGGCAAAGGAAATGGCGGCCGGTCATTTCGACTCGGTGCGCCTTTCGTATCAGGCCAAAGATGAGCTGGGCAGTCTTGCAGACTCGATGCGCACGCTCATCCATGTATTGAATGAGGTCATTCAGGACGAGGGTCACATCCTTTCCGAGATGGGGCAGGGCAACTTTGAGGTTCGCTCGAAAGACCTGAAGCTTTACAATGGCGACCTTACCAAACTGCTGGACTATATGCGCAACATCAACGGTGCTCTGTGCGCAACGCTGAAAGAAATACAGCAGTCCGCAGACCAGGTTTCCGGCGGCGCGGATCAGGTTTCCAGTGCGGCGCAGTCGCTCAGCCAGGGCACGGTGCAGCAGGCCAGCTCGCTGGAAAGCCTGACGCAGACTGTGGAAGATATTTCTCAAAAAATTCAGGCGAATGCCAAGCACGCCAAGCGTGCCAGCGGCGACGCGGTCGGCTGCCAGCAGGACATGATTTCCAGCAACGAAAAAATGCAGCAGATGATTACGGCGATGAACCATATCAGTGAAAGCTCCGGCGAGATTGCGAAGATTGTCAAGACCATTCAGGATATTGCGTTCCAAACCAATATTCTGGCGCTAAATGCTTCCGTTGAGGCGGCTCGCGCGGGAGAGGCCGGCAAAGGCTTTGCGGTGGTCGCGGATGAGGTGCGCAATCTGGCGAACAAGAGCCAGGAGGCTTCTCAGAGTACAGCTAAACTGATTGAAACCTCGCAGAACGCCGTACAGGAAGGCACCGATATTGTCAATGACACGGCGGCAGCGTTGACAACGGCAGTAGAAGCCATCGATAAAATCGCGATTTCCATCGAAAAGATTTCGCGCGATTCCAATGACCAGGCCACTGCGGTGGAGCACGTGACCGAGGGTATTGAGCAGATTAGCAGTGTGGTACAGACCAATTCGGCCACTTCGGAAGAAACCGCTGCAGCCAGTGAGGAACTTTCCGGCCAGGCGGAAATGCTGAAGAAAACGGTTGGCCGCTTCCGCTTGAACACGGTGTTTGCCGAAAAAGATGAAGACGGGAATTTTAAGCAGGCGGCTGCCGCGGGTATCCCCCAAGCGGCTGAATCCCCTCGGCAGATTTCCACGGTGGAAAAGGGAAAGGCGGTTCGCGCCCACGTTGTTGGTACGGACAAATACGAATAA
- the srtB gene encoding class B sortase: protein MSRSKKARKKRHIAFPLCVVSCFLAIDFFAFGLFFELTSRSESHKFYETLATRTVQPSSASAVKMTPQIDFQNLKVTCPSAVAWIYSSGTPIDYPVVQAKDNKFYLSHRADNTSNENGAVFLNKSNSPNFTDDNSILFAHHLATGDMFTSLEKYRDQAYYKEHPTMDLMTPSATYKVELIAGYVLDGDSPIFPTRFATVEAQEQFLQNARKHSVFTSKVQVTPKDRLLTLCTCTYDFDNARLAVIGKLVKQS from the coding sequence ATGTCCCGTTCAAAAAAAGCCCGTAAGAAAAGGCACATTGCCTTTCCGCTGTGCGTAGTTTCCTGTTTTCTGGCCATAGACTTCTTTGCATTCGGTCTGTTTTTTGAGCTGACCAGCCGCAGTGAAAGCCATAAGTTTTACGAAACACTTGCCACACGAACAGTTCAGCCCTCCTCCGCTTCTGCCGTCAAAATGACGCCGCAGATTGACTTTCAAAATCTGAAGGTCACTTGCCCCAGCGCAGTTGCGTGGATTTACAGCAGCGGCACGCCGATTGACTATCCGGTGGTACAGGCAAAGGACAACAAATTCTATCTTTCGCACCGGGCTGACAACACCAGCAACGAAAACGGCGCTGTATTCCTAAACAAAAGCAACTCGCCGAATTTCACAGACGACAACTCCATCCTCTTTGCGCACCATCTGGCGACCGGAGATATGTTTACCTCTCTGGAAAAGTATCGGGACCAGGCGTACTACAAAGAGCACCCAACCATGGATCTGATGACGCCGTCTGCCACCTACAAAGTCGAACTGATTGCAGGATATGTCCTGGATGGAGACTCCCCCATCTTTCCAACACGGTTTGCCACGGTCGAGGCACAAGAGCAATTCCTGCAAAACGCCCGCAAGCACAGTGTCTTTACCAGCAAAGTACAGGTTACACCGAAAGACCGGCTGCTCACGCTCTGCACCTGCACCTACGATTTTGACAACGCCCGCTTGGCGGTGATTGGCAAGCTGGTTAAGCAATCCTAA
- a CDS encoding glycosyltransferase, giving the protein MQKEMTLYPFADTYVDSTMPYDNFSEKEFCLLGCFRQDAVYRILMQFSLAEVPPEAVIEKAVLRLYCVRNDCMETKNGFVICPVKEAWERGRVSFDVQPPCSCVGLPLQTECAVYESVSAEITPLARVWHERPDSNHGILLRAADEQEEERLTAFLSTRQSCPDWRPCLELTLQLPESSPSADEKKRVALLTSRFLERDGARCLPDGRVRYLRDLARLLAGLGWQVDIFQPSNGLYWKKEYDGFRVFGIGEGGFDEDFFLSLNKSFYSLAQDYDLHLYFGMDLLYPYVFENAICVSQGIWWDAEKAPWWRSQEWYGRLFTGLNRVKTLVSTDTNTLHWLNAVHPSMVCRRIYLPNYVDLTMFHPTDAAEKSEKLTVLYPRRLVYSKGWGAVKEAARALLQKREDLLFSFVGRGTEQAEQQMMLLAERESGIVYHWYPMEKMATAYQAADLVLLPSRYAESTSFSLLEAMACGKPVLAGNVGGLTDLVIDGFNGVLLSAEKDALEQAIVRLADDWELRLEMGKHAVQTAQCFSKKIWERRWKELLLAHRQTIE; this is encoded by the coding sequence ATGCAAAAAGAAATGACGCTGTATCCCTTTGCGGATACCTATGTGGACAGTACCATGCCGTATGACAATTTTTCGGAAAAGGAATTTTGTCTTTTGGGTTGTTTCCGGCAGGATGCGGTTTACAGGATTCTTATGCAGTTTTCGTTGGCGGAAGTCCCGCCGGAAGCGGTCATTGAAAAAGCGGTGCTGCGCTTGTATTGTGTCCGCAACGACTGTATGGAAACGAAAAACGGATTTGTGATCTGTCCGGTCAAGGAAGCGTGGGAGCGCGGCAGAGTCAGTTTTGACGTACAGCCGCCATGCAGTTGTGTTGGACTGCCTTTGCAGACGGAATGCGCGGTTTACGAATCCGTTTCTGCAGAGATTACCCCTTTGGCGCGCGTCTGGCACGAACGTCCGGACAGCAACCATGGGATTCTGCTCCGGGCAGCAGATGAGCAGGAAGAGGAGCGTTTAACTGCTTTTCTCAGTACCCGCCAGAGCTGCCCGGACTGGCGGCCGTGCTTGGAGCTGACCTTGCAGCTGCCGGAGTCGTCACCATCTGCAGACGAAAAAAAGCGGGTAGCGCTGCTGACCAGCCGCTTTCTGGAGCGGGACGGGGCGCGTTGTCTGCCTGACGGGCGGGTGCGGTACCTCAGAGATCTGGCACGGCTTTTGGCGGGGCTTGGCTGGCAAGTGGATATTTTTCAGCCGTCGAACGGTTTGTACTGGAAGAAAGAATATGACGGATTTCGTGTTTTCGGCATTGGCGAGGGTGGCTTTGACGAGGACTTTTTTCTTTCTTTGAACAAGAGTTTTTATTCGCTTGCACAGGACTATGACCTGCATCTGTATTTTGGCATGGATTTGCTGTATCCATATGTATTTGAAAACGCAATCTGCGTGAGTCAGGGCATTTGGTGGGACGCAGAGAAAGCGCCCTGGTGGCGGTCACAGGAATGGTACGGGAGGTTGTTTACGGGTCTGAACCGCGTCAAAACGCTGGTCAGTACGGATACCAATACCCTGCATTGGCTCAACGCCGTCCATCCGTCAATGGTGTGCAGGCGAATTTATTTGCCCAATTACGTGGATCTCACGATGTTTCATCCGACGGACGCTGCAGAAAAATCGGAAAAGCTGACAGTCCTGTATCCGCGAAGGCTTGTTTACAGCAAGGGCTGGGGTGCTGTGAAAGAAGCTGCAAGGGCACTACTGCAAAAGCGCGAGGATCTGCTTTTTTCGTTTGTTGGGCGGGGAACAGAGCAGGCGGAACAACAGATGATGCTTCTTGCAGAGCGGGAAAGTGGCATTGTGTATCATTGGTACCCCATGGAGAAGATGGCAACTGCTTATCAGGCAGCTGATTTGGTGTTGCTGCCGTCCCGCTATGCGGAAAGCACATCTTTTTCCCTGTTAGAGGCCATGGCGTGTGGAAAGCCGGTGCTAGCGGGCAATGTCGGTGGCTTGACGGATTTGGTGATTGACGGTTTCAACGGGGTATTGCTTTCGGCAGAAAAGGATGCACTGGAACAGGCCATCGTTCGTCTGGCGGATGACTGGGAACTGCGTCTGGAAATGGGGAAGCACGCTGTGCAAACAGCCCAGTGCTTTTCAAAGAAAATCTGGGAGCGCCGCTGGAAAGAACTCCTGCTGGCGCACCGACAGACAATAGAATAA
- the pfkA gene encoding 6-phosphofructokinase: protein MSAKSIAVLTSGGDAPGMNAAVRAVVRAGISKGFGVMGVRRGYNGLLTGDVEEMNLRSVSDIIGRGGTVLYTARSPEFNSQAGVEKAAEACRKLNVVGVVVIGGDGSFRGARDLTGAGVPCIGIPGTIDNDIASSEYTIGFDTAMNTAVQMIDRIRDTAESHDRCSVVEVMGRRCGDLALQVGVAVGATSILVPEVAWDFQKDIVDRMHFAQKTGKQHFIIMVAEGVGGTAELAKKIQETTGIETRATILGHVQRGGSPTLRDRVVASEMGYHAVELLEKGSSNRVVVMRGGKIVDLDITEALNMKRVFDKNLYDIALQISI from the coding sequence ATGAGTGCAAAGTCCATTGCGGTTCTGACCAGCGGTGGGGACGCTCCCGGAATGAATGCGGCTGTGCGTGCGGTAGTTCGCGCCGGTATTTCCAAGGGATTTGGCGTTATGGGCGTTCGCCGCGGTTACAACGGCCTGCTGACAGGAGACGTTGAGGAGATGAACCTGCGCAGTGTGTCTGATATTATCGGCCGCGGCGGTACGGTGCTTTACACTGCGCGCAGCCCAGAGTTTAACTCGCAGGCCGGCGTCGAGAAAGCAGCGGAGGCCTGCCGCAAGCTGAATGTTGTCGGTGTTGTGGTAATTGGCGGCGACGGCTCTTTCCGTGGCGCACGGGATTTGACCGGCGCGGGTGTGCCCTGCATCGGCATTCCCGGTACCATTGACAACGACATTGCTTCCAGCGAATATACCATTGGCTTCGATACCGCTATGAATACAGCCGTGCAGATGATTGACCGGATTCGTGACACAGCCGAATCCCATGACCGCTGCAGCGTGGTTGAGGTCATGGGTCGCCGTTGTGGCGATCTGGCACTGCAGGTGGGTGTTGCGGTCGGTGCTACTTCCATTCTGGTTCCGGAGGTCGCGTGGGATTTCCAGAAAGATATTGTTGACCGGATGCATTTTGCACAGAAAACCGGCAAGCAGCATTTCATCATCATGGTGGCTGAGGGTGTCGGCGGCACAGCGGAACTGGCAAAGAAGATTCAGGAAACCACCGGGATTGAAACGCGCGCCACCATTTTGGGCCATGTACAGCGCGGCGGTTCGCCGACACTGCGCGACCGTGTTGTCGCCAGCGAGATGGGCTACCATGCGGTGGAACTCTTGGAAAAAGGCAGCAGCAATCGTGTTGTCGTAATGCGCGGCGGAAAGATTGTCGATCTGGATATCACAGAGGCGCTGAACATGAAGCGTGTGTTTGACAAAAATTTATATGACATCGCCTTGCAGATTTCTATTTGA
- a CDS encoding prealbumin-like fold domain-containing protein: protein MLKNMEKRKNVSTTIRHTLRKAVSSVLAFAVTVSAFTGLAPLSSHAADEGDTGTTQPSQSATSTSSADPHNKGLITNLISKADLKAGVSVSGTTPTTSGASYSWNADNSDWAGAITYNFTIPMDKIQRSYGNKDSAVEADYTYDLDLPPEICTGISNVGGTVNVTATFTNAIQLEGTTTTITTMPIGSVSIVGPTATTKKAILTLGKYKKADSATTLSAIPNYDALLNVYAKQQDGSSQVNDSYRPNCSFQLNYKLEKSAVNVNQQSTVAYYFGGGDNKSRDASYFTLDLQFAEYTPQTPVIDLSGHQVTTTQTVSINGQSTTFTDVSTGEIEWTAVITPNNCSYTDLVYEMPGDYVANSFVFKGNSSQNVTADSSSATVKVTFSNALNLYADSATKQIVLTYRTRPADSDFVQPSHTFGSNTNTKALTSTITAKAGLTFAGGSFPSPEASVDFSQTWLRKKGIYMKSSNQVYWILLFNENARTVKDITIQDELDQQTFTGTVYVSTKPIVADDTAQNVDTLWTLNSPKLSDDKRTMTIDLKDKTGSTTFNNPLYIWYTTKVDTDFFNQENAEEESVTDDPHIGFTLNDKWTGATGAEENTPVTPGISALRKVGVYHADTHTIDWTIYLNEATAQWTYVDLQDVIDSSDETGKSGTRQRLIPLNDVTPIDVGTVDSKTQSDIFKNYIEINEGGQNSTESVATGTIDTTTYHSTAGSTDYYTSTIHITWADSDSATTAKENNESAAKVLPIKSKKTIHYRTIITAGADYTGNGKDGGTEYKNDAKLFVNPGPASPVSTNVTLSATDNTSLKSGTTQVTAVNPVPDPNKGRFVADKFYCTTGTGATKTVSTTDSDQDSSIVDSSIVKDKKGNPLIATYHYEKWDTTKADKSKQIDEDAVTLGSADSPKVETGTVKVTSTMLRAGFTNVLDNGAKYDYVKHTLKLQVTVNQNKQSEMNGYCIKDVLPTGTSYVKDSLSGTLTDSSGTENTINKINDLIIVDASTSSGTVYFTIQNTQNTSVDSKTLTFTFNIEITKDSSQSSSSELAVLALDGDKPLPNFTLKNNTYLYSTKQSASADTKNESPFAQWTELNTNDDSANQSVTVESPIVEEKVLPEDTSHHTVQYQLLVNKIGTAISGTNKIPISVKLPAGMQVIENSVQFQDVAVTSDGSSVDEASMKNANGKYSDSYPVKQLVPGSDYTYSVSGSENGTPGRGTLTISKTGDDFSRPCRILFTAEVGSLVSAGTGQNLITYNYETNINTTPVTLQSVDEASTLATSDRAVIKVQKVDDSGTPLAGALFDILCTDMPMLTGSRFASVATNKNGLAVFRVPAGHTYTIEEYQAPSGYTMDSSSPFTKQKDGTGGVQLTVTTASLGNVYQYYGTEKGFSKDTSSGNVVSVVNKRNNDSSIVLYAQSTPPASSTTSSTDSAASSNTSSVTDSSNASSAASSAASSSTDSTASSESGTKAVFTGALPLRGAGETASSHLSGTALKGAVYGLYKDEACDTLLQQATSDSNGKIEFTKLAWGGDPYYIQEITPPDLFASHKTSTPYKAVLTSENDVTFSEGDLSGESNFLIISYTPKTGTGTVQVTKLGKDTGEAGLGGAVFQLLTKDGAVFQTATSAAGTGLAAFSKLPAGTFILHEVTPPEGYLLTSDVDAVTVKEGEITKQTVTDSPDPASQMGHVTLEMKYDKVTDAQIGKEYNFTVRLQDESGNPVNGKFTYTRSDGKTGSLTFGKGTTSSSTTKKLSLRTATSFASTDSTAGLPMTMKDGKTSTTAILKVPYGYHYTIAAPTISGYTLKSKNNTDSYVSDTTSTATFDYTQTAGSTTSTASGSSSTASGSSGTSNTGSSASKSSNVSGSSSNASGQNASGASGQNASGAGKNGTNGTNGTNGSNANGKNGTNGTSGSSAAKKGETLPKTNVPDTIPFWSAGLAVSLLCTFFVLRWGYKRRKKGE, encoded by the coding sequence ATGCTGAAAAATATGGAGAAACGAAAGAATGTATCCACAACCATCCGGCACACGCTGCGCAAGGCGGTGTCTTCCGTGCTGGCTTTTGCTGTAACAGTTTCTGCCTTTACAGGACTTGCACCACTGTCGTCGCACGCGGCGGATGAGGGAGATACTGGAACTACTCAACCCTCGCAGTCTGCAACCTCTACGTCGTCCGCAGACCCACACAACAAGGGACTGATTACAAACTTAATCAGTAAAGCCGATTTGAAAGCGGGCGTAAGCGTCAGCGGCACCACTCCGACTACCAGCGGCGCCAGCTACAGCTGGAATGCAGACAATTCTGACTGGGCCGGCGCCATCACATACAACTTTACCATCCCCATGGATAAAATCCAGCGCAGTTACGGAAATAAAGACAGCGCGGTTGAAGCCGATTACACCTATGACCTTGACCTGCCGCCTGAAATCTGCACCGGTATCAGCAATGTTGGAGGCACTGTGAACGTTACCGCAACCTTTACAAATGCCATCCAGTTGGAAGGTACCACCACAACGATTACTACCATGCCAATTGGAAGTGTTTCGATTGTTGGCCCTACCGCTACCACGAAAAAGGCAATTCTAACACTAGGAAAATACAAAAAAGCCGATAGTGCTACTACGCTCTCTGCCATTCCGAATTATGACGCCTTACTAAACGTCTATGCGAAACAGCAGGACGGTTCTTCACAGGTCAATGACAGCTATCGGCCCAACTGTTCCTTTCAACTGAATTATAAACTCGAAAAATCAGCTGTAAATGTCAATCAGCAGTCTACAGTTGCCTATTATTTCGGTGGCGGTGATAACAAGAGCCGAGACGCAAGCTACTTTACACTTGATTTGCAGTTCGCAGAGTATACCCCGCAAACCCCTGTGATTGACCTTTCCGGCCATCAGGTTACGACTACGCAAACGGTTTCTATCAATGGACAATCCACAACCTTTACAGACGTCAGCACCGGGGAAATTGAATGGACAGCGGTCATCACACCAAATAACTGTTCCTATACAGATCTTGTTTACGAAATGCCGGGTGATTATGTAGCAAATTCTTTTGTTTTTAAGGGAAACTCCTCGCAAAACGTAACAGCAGATAGCTCGTCCGCAACGGTAAAAGTCACGTTTTCAAACGCATTGAACTTATATGCTGACTCCGCTACCAAACAAATTGTGCTGACCTACCGAACACGCCCGGCAGACAGCGACTTTGTGCAGCCTTCCCACACCTTTGGATCCAATACAAACACCAAAGCGCTTACCAGTACCATTACGGCCAAAGCCGGTTTAACCTTTGCAGGCGGTTCTTTCCCAAGCCCTGAAGCCAGTGTAGACTTTTCACAGACATGGCTGCGGAAAAAAGGTATCTATATGAAAAGCAGCAATCAGGTATATTGGATCTTGCTTTTTAATGAAAACGCCCGCACTGTAAAAGATATTACCATTCAGGATGAATTGGATCAGCAAACCTTCACCGGCACAGTTTACGTCAGTACAAAACCAATTGTGGCGGATGATACTGCTCAAAACGTAGACACGCTTTGGACACTTAACAGTCCCAAACTGAGCGACGATAAACGAACGATGACAATTGATTTGAAGGATAAAACCGGTTCGACTACATTTAATAATCCTCTGTACATTTGGTACACAACCAAAGTAGATACGGACTTTTTTAATCAGGAAAATGCAGAGGAGGAGTCTGTAACGGATGACCCACACATTGGGTTTACACTAAACGATAAATGGACCGGCGCCACAGGAGCGGAGGAAAATACACCGGTTACTCCAGGTATTTCTGCCTTGCGAAAAGTTGGCGTTTATCACGCTGACACGCATACAATTGACTGGACCATTTACTTAAACGAAGCAACCGCACAGTGGACTTATGTGGATTTGCAAGATGTCATTGATTCCAGTGACGAAACGGGCAAGAGTGGTACCCGTCAACGACTAATTCCTCTGAATGATGTGACACCAATTGACGTAGGCACTGTTGACAGCAAGACACAGTCTGATATATTCAAAAACTATATTGAAATCAATGAGGGCGGTCAAAATAGCACGGAAAGTGTCGCAACGGGTACAATCGATACTACCACCTATCACAGCACAGCTGGCAGTACAGACTATTATACCAGTACGATTCACATAACATGGGCGGATTCCGACTCTGCCACTACTGCAAAAGAAAATAATGAATCGGCAGCTAAGGTTTTGCCTATCAAAAGCAAAAAAACAATCCACTACCGAACAATTATCACGGCAGGAGCTGATTATACCGGAAATGGCAAGGACGGCGGAACCGAATATAAGAATGATGCAAAATTATTCGTAAATCCGGGACCTGCTTCTCCTGTTTCCACAAATGTTACCCTTTCTGCCACAGATAATACCAGCCTTAAAAGCGGCACCACTCAAGTTACTGCCGTTAATCCTGTTCCTGATCCAAACAAAGGTCGGTTTGTTGCAGATAAATTTTACTGCACAACAGGAACTGGCGCTACAAAAACAGTCAGTACCACGGATAGTGACCAAGATTCTAGCATTGTAGATTCTAGCATTGTAAAGGATAAAAAGGGTAATCCTTTAATTGCGACTTACCATTACGAAAAGTGGGACACAACCAAAGCAGACAAGAGCAAACAGATTGACGAAGATGCTGTTACATTAGGCAGTGCGGACAGTCCAAAAGTTGAAACCGGAACTGTTAAAGTTACCAGTACCATGCTGCGTGCGGGTTTTACAAACGTGTTGGATAACGGTGCAAAATATGATTATGTCAAACATACATTAAAGCTGCAAGTAACCGTAAACCAAAACAAGCAGAGTGAAATGAACGGCTACTGCATCAAAGACGTCTTACCTACCGGAACCAGCTATGTGAAAGACAGTCTTTCCGGAACGCTGACAGACAGCAGCGGAACGGAAAACACCATCAATAAGATTAACGATTTAATCATTGTAGATGCTTCCACTTCTTCCGGTACCGTTTATTTTACCATCCAGAATACCCAGAATACTAGCGTCGACAGTAAAACTTTAACTTTCACTTTCAATATTGAAATTACAAAAGATTCGAGTCAGTCATCCTCTTCTGAACTGGCAGTACTTGCACTGGACGGCGATAAACCCCTTCCCAACTTTACCTTGAAGAATAACACTTATCTTTACAGTACCAAACAAAGCGCCTCGGCTGATACAAAGAACGAATCCCCTTTCGCCCAATGGACTGAACTAAATACCAATGACGATTCTGCAAATCAATCCGTAACAGTCGAAAGCCCAATCGTAGAAGAAAAAGTACTGCCGGAAGACACAAGCCATCACACTGTGCAGTATCAGCTGCTCGTCAATAAAATTGGCACTGCCATCAGTGGAACCAATAAAATCCCCATTTCTGTAAAGCTTCCTGCCGGAATGCAGGTCATCGAAAACAGTGTGCAGTTTCAAGATGTAGCGGTCACGTCAGATGGCTCCAGTGTCGACGAAGCCAGTATGAAAAACGCAAACGGTAAATATAGCGACAGTTATCCAGTGAAACAACTTGTCCCCGGTTCCGACTATACCTACAGCGTATCCGGTTCTGAAAATGGTACACCCGGACGCGGAACCCTCACGATATCGAAAACCGGAGATGATTTCTCAAGACCCTGCCGCATTCTGTTTACGGCAGAAGTTGGTTCCCTGGTTTCTGCCGGAACCGGTCAAAACCTAATCACCTATAATTATGAAACAAACATCAACACAACACCTGTCACCCTGCAAAGTGTGGATGAAGCGTCTACCCTTGCCACAAGTGATCGCGCGGTCATCAAAGTACAGAAAGTAGACGATTCCGGTACACCGCTTGCCGGCGCTTTGTTTGACATTCTGTGCACAGATATGCCTATGCTGACAGGCAGCCGTTTCGCTTCTGTTGCAACCAATAAAAACGGTCTGGCGGTATTCCGTGTCCCTGCGGGACACACTTATACCATTGAGGAATACCAAGCGCCAAGCGGCTACACCATGGACAGTTCTTCGCCCTTTACCAAGCAAAAAGACGGCACGGGCGGCGTGCAGTTGACCGTAACGACTGCGTCCCTCGGAAATGTATATCAGTATTACGGTACGGAAAAGGGCTTTTCTAAAGATACATCTTCTGGAAATGTTGTTTCGGTTGTTAACAAGCGCAACAATGACAGTTCCATTGTGCTCTATGCACAGTCAACGCCGCCTGCGTCTTCCACAACCAGCAGCACGGATTCTGCCGCATCCTCTAACACATCAAGCGTTACCGACAGTTCCAATGCCTCTTCTGCCGCCAGTTCTGCAGCCTCCAGTTCCACAGACAGCACCGCTTCCTCGGAAAGCGGCACCAAGGCCGTCTTTACCGGTGCGCTGCCACTGCGCGGTGCGGGAGAAACAGCTTCCAGCCACCTGTCTGGTACCGCGCTAAAAGGCGCTGTGTATGGACTCTACAAAGATGAGGCGTGTGATACCCTGCTGCAGCAAGCTACCAGTGACAGCAACGGCAAGATTGAATTCACGAAATTGGCATGGGGTGGCGATCCCTACTACATACAGGAGATTACACCTCCAGACCTATTTGCCTCTCATAAAACATCTACGCCTTATAAAGCTGTACTGACATCAGAAAATGACGTGACTTTCTCCGAAGGCGACCTCTCTGGTGAATCAAACTTTTTGATTATCAGCTATACCCCGAAAACGGGTACCGGTACTGTGCAGGTCACAAAGCTCGGCAAAGACACCGGCGAAGCAGGCTTAGGCGGTGCCGTCTTCCAGCTGCTCACGAAAGACGGAGCTGTCTTCCAAACAGCCACTTCCGCGGCCGGCACCGGCTTAGCTGCTTTCTCGAAGCTGCCGGCAGGCACCTTTATCCTGCACGAAGTCACCCCGCCGGAGGGATATCTACTCACTTCCGATGTGGATGCTGTCACTGTAAAGGAAGGCGAAATTACGAAACAAACGGTCACGGATTCGCCGGATCCCGCTTCGCAAATGGGGCACGTGACGTTGGAAATGAAGTACGACAAAGTTACAGACGCCCAAATTGGCAAAGAATATAACTTTACCGTCCGTCTGCAGGACGAAAGCGGGAACCCTGTAAACGGGAAATTCACCTACACCCGCAGCGATGGAAAAACGGGCAGCCTGACATTCGGGAAAGGCACCACTTCCAGCAGCACAACGAAAAAGCTCTCGCTGCGCACAGCCACTAGCTTTGCCAGCACGGACAGCACCGCTGGTCTTCCCATGACCATGAAAGACGGCAAAACTTCCACCACTGCTATCCTCAAAGTTCCGTATGGTTACCACTACACCATTGCCGCACCGACCATTTCCGGTTACACTTTAAAGTCCAAGAACAATACAGACAGCTACGTTTCCGACACCACTTCCACCGCCACATTTGACTACACGCAGACGGCCGGCAGCACGACTTCCACCGCCTCCGGCTCCAGTTCCACTGCTTCCGGCAGTTCCGGTACCTCGAATACCGGAAGCAGTGCTTCTAAGAGTTCGAATGTCTCCGGCAGTTCCTCTAACGCTTCCGGGCAAAATGCCAGCGGCGCTTCCGGGCAGAATGCAAGCGGAGCCGGAAAAAATGGAACAAACGGTACAAATGGTACCAACGGCAGCAACGCAAATGGGAAAAACGGCACGAATGGCACTTCCGGCTCCTCCGCAGCGAAAAAGGGCGAGACTCTGCCCAAAACCAATGTACCGGACACCATCCCGTTTTGGAGCGCCGGCTTGGCTGTGTCCCTGCTTTGCACGTTCTTTGTTCTGCGCTGGGGCTACAAACGGAGAAAGAAGGGGGAATAA